TCTCTCTCCAACAGAAATTATTAGAATACCTTAGCATAGTCAGTGGCAAGCACTACTGCTTTAAGGCTGGGCCTGCAGACAACTGACAGTGGAGTTGGCCAGGAAAACCAGAAGCACAAAATCACAAAGTCCCTTAGGGACCCCTCCCCAACTCCAGCATCAGCTAAAGAACAGTAAACCACCTCCctcatttttggttttatattgtTGCAGTTCcaaacaaagaaatacattggGAGTCACCTACAGATCCCCTGCTCCCTAAAGGTTAACCAGTCAGGTGTCACCCTACATGGATCATGTATCTCCGATGCCTTTCCTTGAAAACATCAGCATCTGGCAAGTCTTAACTCCTGCCAGCTTCTTAAAAACTCACCATCATCATGGGATAGCCAGAGGGAAATTTTGTCTACCTCTTCCTTAAATGTACCTATGGTAGCAAGGAtcaaaaatggaaacacagaaagactcatgaagattacagaaggtagGGAGGAGCCAGGCACAACAGTCCCAGAAACTGCAGCAccagctactgggaaggctgagacaggaggactgcttTAGCCtgggagttggaggccagcttgggcaccATTAAGACCCTCATGtcaaaaaacgaaacaaaaacccaaaaagtctAGGTGCTAACCATAAGTTAGGGAGTTTAAAACAGTGCTCCTATTAACAACCTGTTTATTGTGGAATGTATGAGCTTTCCTGAACTCATGTGGGAAAAGTTTTGGGTTGCAAGCCATCTCTCCACCCCAGCTCCTCTTCCCTTGCTATTCTCGTGCTACAGGCTCTCCTTCCTGTACTCACAGTCGGGATGCCAGTCACCAGGAGCCCAGATCTCACCCTACTCAGGGCTCTGAATACTACACCTAAgcccacacacatgcatgtgcatatacatacacacacacatacgtacacATCTAAAAGAATACAGAAAGCTGCCTGTGTTCTTTCCAAGACCCTTTAGCCAGCTCAACTGCAAAGAGACCTtccaaacatctttttttttttaaatgcttctctCTGTTTTGGTTTTATACAGTTGTGTTTCCAGATAGTACACCATTGGCATCATATTCCCAACAAACAGCTTAGCCCTTTAGCACTTGTCAGGTGGATGGCCTTTGTCAAGCAGTCTGTCATCCATCTGTATTAGTGCTGCATCACCTGCCCATTAGGGTGGAGACTGCCTCATGGTTTTCCAGCTTGTGGAGACGAACAGGTCCCTGCTCTTAGCCAGCCGAACCATGAGTCGACCCACGTAGAAGCCACTGATCTGGCCCACGCCATCGTTTCTGCCCATGCTCAGGAGGAACGTGAGTGCACCTGtggcagaaacacacacacacacacacacacacacacacacacagtagaaTCCTGCTTGTGGCCATGGCCTGAAATTCCCAAAGACAAACCCTTCAGACTCAGGGCAGGGAATGTGTATGACTTGTAGGAAGGCAGGTGAGTCCCAGGTTTAGGGGGGTTTTGCTTGGTTGGTTTTTGGGACAGGGTATTGCCATATAGCTGAGTCTGGCTTTGAACATGTGATCCTCTttcttgcctcagactcctgagcaCTAGTTTTACACAGCTTATTTATAAAGTGCCTTCAAGGGGAATGTCTCTGTCATCAGCTTTGAGACTGTAATctggtctatggccataccaccctaagcgcacccgatctcgtctgatctcggaagctaagcaggatcgggcctggttagtacttggatggaagactgTAATCTGGGGGTGAGTCACCTTATAGCCCCAAAAGCCTTCCCCATGTCTAGCCCCAAACTCTCCAGAAACTGTGAAGCACCCGAGCTCCCCTTACCTGGCTTGTAGGCCTTGAGGGGCCTCTGTTTTAAGGAGTTGACAATGTTGGCCACGACAACATTGGCATGGAGGCCCGCGTGATAGGCCATCTTGGGCTCCTTCACATCAGCACAGTCACCGATGGCATAGACATTGCTATAGCCCTCCACCTGGAGGAACTCATTCACTCTCAGAGCACCATTGCCAGCCAGTCTGCTCTCTGCCGGGAAAGATGACACCCAAATCAAGCCCGAGTAGCCATGCTAAGCAGCTGCCTGAACAGGGGGATGAGTCCTGGGTGCGGGTCCAGTCACCTCAGAGGTGCAGGCCCAAGCCACCTGCTACAGTCCTGCCTGAGGTTTCCACCTCAGACCCTTCCTGCAAAGGCAAGTATGCCAATCCAGGCAGACACAGACAAAATACCAGCAAGCTTCATACAATGTACAGAGCTCTTTACAAGTTACAACAGCAAGTCAGGTCTTAAATTTCCCTTTGAACATAGATtggaatttttaaacaaatgcagGGGGCTCATAAATGGTAACTGGCTTTTCTTTCTAAGGGACTTACAAGGACTTACTTTTGAAAATACAGCACTAGGACAATGAGGTGCTAAATTTTGGGTTCTATGTCCATTAGAAGGAAGGGCTGGCTTCCTTCTGGATTGGACACAGGAAGGAGCTCCTGGTCAGGGAAGAGTGCTCAAGAGTAAATGTATGAGATACGAGGGACAAGAAGCAACTATAGAACCTAGACACTGAGTCCCCTGCACATACACGGAGGCTTAAACACATTAGTCCACCTCCTCCCAGGTAGCTAAATGCTAAGCTTTAAAGGAAGCTTTCATAGTCCCCACTCCCCAAATGGTCATTACAAGCCAAAGTAGCCAAATGTTTGGATCTGGTTTTGGAGAAAACTGGACACCTGTGAATAAAGACCTGACCCAAAATTTCGTCCACGTTCCTATAAAAGGAAATGGCTCTTTCTCATCCCTCTGAAGACTGTTTGCTTCTCTTATACTAGGGAGCAGTCCTAACTTTAGAAGATTCTGGCCACCTAGAACTAGGCTGTTATCATAGCTGAGCTCAGCAAGAAGGGACCTGCCTCCAAATTTAAAGTTCAAGGtgagtaaataaatagataaagctCAAGGTCACCATTCAGAAGAGAAAGAGCGAGCTTCGGGACAAAGGGGAAAGGCAGAAATACGTTGATTCAGGAGCTGAGAACTATAGGGCATCTCTGGAGAGTGCCAGAAAGTAAAGACATAGCCCGAGGATATGGCCATGACTCACGCCATCTGCTTACCAAAGGCAGTGTGGTAGGCAGAGCTGTTGATCTTGATACCATTGCAGAGAATCACCAGGTTGGTGGCCACCTCTGTGCCCTTGTCTGTCTGCACTTTGATGTACTCCCGATACTGGTTGAGAGGCAGCTCCTCCAGGTTGCTCACCCGTTCACCTGTCAGGGGTTCCATGACCAGGAGGCTGGCAGAGGCTAGGGCCCACGCCATGGCTGACCATGGGCAAGGCAAGGGCCACTGGGACCAGAGGAGGCAATTACTCCACTCCCACCTTCCCAGTCTGACCCTCCCTCAGTCTGTTGTCCTGCCCCACAAAGCACAATGCAGACACATCCAACGGCAGGAAAGTTCCAGGAAACCACTGGAGGGAAGTAAGGCTAAGCTGCCCAGGAAGTTCTGAGAAAAGCTGTTCAACAGAAGGCCTCAAGCACACAGCTGTCCTCTCCCATCTGGGCAAGAGACCTCCCAGTATACCATCAATCGAGGTGAAGACAGGGAAAGTGAGGGAAGCCAGCGTCCTATACTCCAGCCTGAAAGTAAGGTGTTCGTGGTCCTCTGCAACCAGTTACCAAAAGGAGACTGTGACAGTCATGagggactttagtttttttttttggcaatactgaggtttgaactcacggcctcaggcttgcaagacaggcactctactacttatgccacactgccagccctttttgctttatttttctagtagGTTCTTGCTTTTGTGCCTAGACTggactggaccacaatcctatttatgcttcccatgaagttgggatgacaggtgtttgtcaccacacccagcttcttatTGGCCGGGATAGGATCTCACCATCTTGCCtgagatggcctcaaactgtgatcctcatctccgtctcccaagtagctagcagtATAGGCATGAGAGAATTTCATAGCAGGTGCCTCACCTCCGTCCCCACAAAATATGAGGTGAGGCCCAGTGTAGTATAGTGTGGGCATCCCACCACTGGGATTAAAACTCCACTCTAAAATACTGGATGGTTCTCTTCCCTCCTGCTCTGGATGAAACCATGCTCATCACTCTGTAGGCCCTCtgccacaaaacaacaaaattcagAGTCTATCTTTtagatatacttaaaaaaaatcattcagcaTACAGGCATTCCCTATCTGCCCTGTGTCCAAAGCAACAGCAGGACATTCCTGCCTCTGTAACTTTGTCCCTCCAGCCGAACAAGACTCAAACAGGCTCTGATGCTTGAGACTGTCTGCAATGCTTCATGCTCAACGCCAGGTACAGTGGGAAAGAAAAAGGCTGGGTGGACACAGCCCCTCTTGCCAGAAGCCATGCCAAGCCCTGGGCCAAATGTCAGCAGGCCAGGGAGGGgtgcagtcacacatactcagCAGCAGCTGCACGCCCTTCCGGAGGAGTATCTCCTTCACTTCCTGCCGCACACAGGACAGGAGCTCTTTGTCAGCCAGGGGCACTTGGGAGTGAATGAGAGTGACCTGGAGACAAAATGACACAGAGCTTGAGAGGGAACCCCTGAGTGTCTGGCTCCCTACCCTCCCACTTTACTGCTGAGGAGATTGAGGCCCCAGAGAGAAATAATCTGCACAGTACTGGAACTGTTCACAGTGAGCTGGGCACCAACCCATATTTCCTAGTTGTGACTCTTCCAGCAGACCCTGCACCCCTAGACCCAAAGACAACTCATGGGCCAACGTGTCAATGCACACCTTACGTAGGCCAGCTGGAAAATTACTTTCAAGCATCCTTGGGCACTTCCAATAATATAATCTATATATAAGTTGTTGGCATTCCAAGTTTATATTGGGCTGCTGTCAACATTAAGGCTGGTTCTAAATTTAGGATTTCCAGGCATGTCCAGTCTGTGTCAGCACAAGGAAGTCAGAAGCAGGCTGTTCATAGTTTTGAAATCAGATTTCCCAAGTTGAAATCCCATCTCTGACACCCAGTGACTTACTAAAATGGGCACAATCATCCCACTCAGGAATTTTGTAATGAACAAGAAAATGCATATAAAGAAGGTAACTCAGCACATATTAATTCCTCAACAAAAGTGACTTATATTACTCtgatttgcctagcaagtataggCACATAGATATTACACTGAGTTGGCTGAACTTATTTACTACTTCAGACTGGTCTTTACCCCTTTAACATAACAAGAAACATATATTGGTCTCTGCCCCCAGTTCCTGACAcagggcacttttttttttccttatagtactgggtctcatgcttgcagggcaggtactctaccatttgaacctctCCATAAGCTCATGACACaaagttcttttctctttttcttttttttttgaacttggggcttcacacttgtcaggcaggcgctctatcacttgagccactctgccagtgacACAGAGCTCTTAAAACCTTGGTAGATAAGGTCCTGAGAAAATCATTTGTTCTAATATTTGGTATTTGACCTAAGCTCCTGACCCAGAGTTTTAAGACCTTTGTAATCTTAGGAGAAATTTTCTGGGTGATGGGAGCATCTTTTGCTCTGATGAGGCTACCCGCACTGGGCTCCTGGGTTAGAGGCTGGCCACCAGAAAGATCAAACCATGACTGGAAGCTTGGGACTTTCAGTCCCACCCCCATCCTCCAGGGAGAGGAGGAGCTGGGGATTGAGCTCACAATCCATCAGGCCTAGGGGATAAAGCTTCCAAAACTCCCTACAGGTTTAGAGTGTTCCATGTTGGTGAACATGTGTCAGGTGAGGGGCATACCCCAACTCCCTGGGGACAGAAGGTCCTGGGCTCAGGACCCTTCCCAACCTTGCCTTATGAGCCTCTTCACCTGGCTGTTCATTTGTGTCCTTTAAACAGCCCTTTTTAATAAATCAGCAACCAAAGTAAACACTTCTTGGGTTCTATAAGCCACTGGATCATACTACTAAACCTGAGGGGAGGATCATAGGACCTTCCAATTTTGTAGGCGAGCCAGACAGAAGTGCAGGCACGCTGGGGACCTGCTACTCACTACTGGCATCCAGATGCAGCAGTTTTGTGGCACTGAGCCCTTGACATGCAGGGTCTGTACTAACTCATTAGTGTCACAGCTGAACTGAACTGTGGGGGCATCCAGTTGGTATTGGAGTGTTGGTGTGTGAAAAGCCCACAAATCTAATTACAGTTGTATAGAGTGTTAAGTACAGATAAAAGGTGGTTTTGCTGATATAACCCTCATGAATCAAAATGAGTAACTTTTAATGATATCAACCATTCATAATTTACAACAATTTGTCAGAGAACAACTATATAATTAAATTAGCATGGATtgattattcttttcaaaaccagtATCTCTTTAGGGAAAAGAAGAACCATTCACAGGCTCTGTGTGACTTTCAGAAGCTGACCTGCATCAGCCTCAACCAAGCTGTGGCCTGCAGGACCCCCTGTGCCATCATCCCTCAGCCCTCACCAAGCCTAGGACAGGCCaggctcttttctttccctcaagCATTAGAAGGGCCAGGGCAGGCTGGTGCAGACAAAAGGCACTGCTGGTCAATGGTTCCCCAGAATGGACATGTGAGGGACTGCAGTGTGGTCTCCTCCACTGCCATGGGCATGTGGCTGTAAAGGGCAAAATCCCAAGAAGCCAACTAAGGGTGACCTTGGCCAAGCTAACTGGCAGCAAAAATAGGTCATCAAAGTGTAGGTTTCATCACAGAGTCCTAAATTCTGAAGGAGACGGGG
The sequence above is a segment of the Castor canadensis chromosome 7, mCasCan1.hap1v2, whole genome shotgun sequence genome. Coding sequences within it:
- the Aifm2 gene encoding ferroptosis suppressor protein 1; the protein is MGSQVSVDAGALHVVIVGGGFGGIAAASQLQALNIPFMLVDTKDSFHHNVAALRASVESGFAKKTFISYSVTFKDNFRQGQVVGIDLKNQTVQLQDGEALPFSHLILATGSTGPFPGKCNELSSQQAAIQAYEDMVKQVQRSQFIVVVGGGSAGVEMAAEIKTEYPEKEVTLIHSQVPLADKELLSCVRQEVKEILLRKGVQLLLSERVSNLEELPLNQYREYIKVQTDKGTEVATNLVILCNGIKINSSAYHTAFESRLAGNGALRVNEFLQVEGYSNVYAIGDCADVKEPKMAYHAGLHANVVVANIVNSLKQRPLKAYKPGALTFLLSMGRNDGVGQISGFYVGRLMVRLAKSRDLFVSTSWKTMRQSPP